One Pseudomonas sp. HOU2 genomic window carries:
- the rlmD gene encoding 23S rRNA (uracil(1939)-C(5))-methyltransferase RlmD gives MAKHERGLRFQPTGGSKAAQIPTGKKQRLSIERLANDGRGIAFFEGKTWFVLGALAGEEVEARVLGAHGKVVEARTERVFKASELRRPAACQHAGRCGGCSVQHLPHTEQLALKQRMLAEQLSKVAGVAPEEWAAPLTGPEFGYRRRARIAVRWDMKAKQLEVGFRAAGSQDIVAINECPVLVQPLQPIMTRLPEMLRRLSKPQALGHVELFSGSSLAVLLRHMAPLSEADLTILKDFCQFHEAQLWLHGEGEPQPVDATQSLGYRLEQWNLDLAWRPGDFIQVNAGVNEAMVAQALDWLKPTGDERVLDLFCGLGNFALPLAKSVREVVAVEGVQAMVDRAAANAASNNLHNTKFFQADLSQPLTDAQWIGNGFSAVLLDPPRDGAFEVVRKLATLGAKRLVYVSCNPATLARDTVELIKQGYRLKRAGILDMFPQTAHVEAMALFEASQDGSSESV, from the coding sequence ATGGCCAAGCACGAGAGAGGCCTGCGCTTCCAGCCCACCGGCGGCAGCAAGGCCGCGCAAATTCCGACCGGCAAAAAACAGCGCTTGAGCATCGAGCGCCTGGCCAATGACGGTCGCGGCATCGCGTTTTTCGAAGGCAAAACCTGGTTCGTCCTCGGCGCCCTGGCGGGTGAAGAAGTCGAGGCGCGGGTGCTTGGCGCCCACGGCAAAGTGGTCGAGGCGCGCACCGAGCGCGTGTTCAAGGCCAGCGAGTTGCGTCGCCCGGCAGCCTGTCAGCACGCTGGCCGTTGCGGCGGTTGCAGCGTGCAACACTTGCCCCACACCGAACAGCTTGCCCTGAAACAGCGCATGCTCGCCGAGCAGTTGTCGAAGGTTGCAGGCGTTGCGCCTGAAGAATGGGCGGCGCCGTTGACCGGTCCGGAATTCGGCTATCGCCGCCGCGCGCGGATTGCCGTGCGCTGGGACATGAAGGCGAAGCAGCTTGAAGTCGGTTTCCGCGCCGCCGGCAGCCAGGACATCGTCGCCATCAATGAATGCCCGGTGCTGGTACAGCCCTTGCAACCGATCATGACCCGTTTGCCGGAGATGCTCCGTCGTTTGAGCAAACCGCAGGCGCTGGGGCATGTCGAGTTGTTCAGTGGTTCGTCGCTGGCGGTGTTGTTGCGTCACATGGCGCCGCTGTCGGAAGCCGACCTGACGATCCTCAAGGATTTCTGCCAGTTCCATGAAGCACAGCTGTGGCTGCATGGCGAAGGCGAGCCGCAACCGGTGGATGCCACGCAGTCGCTGGGTTATCGCCTGGAGCAGTGGAATCTGGATCTGGCCTGGCGGCCGGGGGATTTCATCCAGGTCAACGCCGGGGTCAACGAGGCGATGGTCGCGCAGGCGCTGGACTGGCTGAAGCCGACCGGTGACGAGCGCGTGCTCGACCTGTTCTGCGGTCTGGGCAACTTCGCCTTGCCGCTGGCCAAAAGCGTGCGCGAAGTGGTGGCGGTGGAGGGCGTGCAGGCCATGGTCGATCGTGCCGCTGCAAACGCTGCTAGCAACAATTTGCATAACACAAAGTTTTTTCAAGCCGATTTATCCCAGCCTTTGACCGATGCCCAGTGGATCGGAAACGGCTTTTCTGCGGTACTCTTGGACCCACCGCGTGACGGTGCTTTCGAGGTGGTGCGCAAGCTCGCGACCCTGGGTGCCAAACGGTTGGTCTATGTGTCGTGCAACCCTGCAACTCTGGCGCGCGATACGGTCGAATTGATCAAGCAGGGCTACCGGTTAAAACGTGCCGGGATTCTCGATATGTTTCCTCAGACGGCACATGTCGAGGCCATGGCGTTATTTGAAGCGAGCCAGGATGGCTCGTCTGAATCCGTCTGA